CGGACGTGACAGCAATTCCCAGCGGCTCGGCGTGAAGAGGTTCTCGGGACAGTACGTCTCCGGCGGATCGATTCTCGTCCGCCAGCGCGGCACCCCGATCAAGGCGGGACGCCACGTGGGCCGCGGCAAGGATGACACTCTCTTCGCCAAGGTGAGCGGCGTCGTGAGCTTCGAGGACAAGGGCAGGATGGGCCGCTTCGTGAGCATCCTCCCGGAGTCCAGGTCGTAGGAGAGGCCCGCAATCGACGCTCCGGGTCCTCCACCCGGCCGGCAGTCCCCTCATAGAGGTCTTCCCCCATGTTTGTGGACCACGCGCGCGTCGTCGTGCTGGGCGGCCGCGGCGGGGACGGTTGTCTCTCGTTCCGCCGCGAGAAATTCGTCCCCAAGGGGGGCCCTGACGGCGGCGACGGCGGGGACGGCGGCCGCGTGATCTTCGTCACCGACGCCTCCCTGACGACCCTGCAGGCCTTTCGCTTCCGGCAGCATTTCCGTGCCGCGAAGGGAGGGCACGGGCGCGGCAAGAATCAGCACGGGCGCGGCGGCGCCGACCTCAGGGTCGCCGTCCCCGCGGGGACCGTCATCCACGACGAGACCGGCGCGGTGATCGTCGATCTCTCCGAGACCGGCCACGAGTGGGTCGCCGCGAAGGGGGGGCACGGGGGGCGCGGGAACGCGCGCTTCGCGTCGTCGACCAACCAGGCGCCCAGGCGGTTCGAGCCGGGCACCCCGGGAGAGGAGAGGACGCTCGTCCTTGAGCTGAAGCTCCTCGCGGACGTCGGCCTCGTGGGGATGCCGAACGCCGGGAAGAGCACCCTGCTGTCGCGGATCTCCTCGGCGCGGCCGAAGATCGCCGACTACCCGTTCACCACCCTGACGCCGCACCTCGGCGTCGTCGAGTCGGGTCCGTTCGAGTCGTTCGTCGTCGCCGACATCCCCGGCCTCATCGAGGGGGCGCACGAGGGGGCTGGCCTGGGCGCGCGCTTCCTCAGGCATGTCGAGCGCACGTCGGTCCTGGTCCATCTCGTCGACATCTCGGCCGCTCTCGAGCGCGATCCGGTCGAGGACCTCTCGGCCATCGAGCGCGAGCTCATGGAGGCCGGGGGGCTGAACCTGAAGCCGCGCCTGGTCGTCGCGACGAAGGTCGATCTCGTCCCCGGCATCCCCGAGGCGGAGGCCGCTCTGGCGCGCCTGAAGTCGCACTGCCGGAGGCACAAGCTGCCCTTCGCCTCGATCTCCGCCGCGACGGGGAGCGGCATCCGCGAGCTGGTGGCGAAGATCGACCGCATGCTCCGCAAATCGATCGCCGGCAAGACGGAGAGCGCCCCGCGCGCGATCCGGCTCCGCAGCGCGGCCCCCGGGCGCGACGCATCCCCGGGGCGCGAGGCCGCCTCGGAGCGCGAAGCATCCTCGAAGCGCGAAGCCGGCTCGGAGGACGAAGAGTGAGCGCGCCCGACACCGACATGATCGTCGCCGCGCGCGCCGCTCTGGACAAGAAGGCCGAGGGGCTCGCCCTTCTCGACCTGCGGGGGCTCTCCGACGTGACCGACTACTTCCTGATCTGCCACGGCCGATCGGGCCGGCAGGTCCAGTCGATCGCGGACCAGATCGAGAGGGCTCTCAGGCTGAAGCACCGGCGCCCGGGCCACATCGAGGGGCATGCCCGCGGCGAGTGGATCCTCATGGATTACTTCGATTTCGTGGTGCACATTTTCACGATGGACCGGCGGTCCTATTACGGCCTGGAGCGCCTGTGGGGGGACGCCCCCCGGCTGCGGCTCCCGCGGCCCGACGGGAAGGCCGTGAGGCGGCCGGCGCGCGCCCGGCCGGGGGACGCCGACCGCGAAGAGGAATGAGCTCGAGGCTTCCGTCTTTTGACAAGGGAAAAGGCGCCGTCTAGATTATGCCCTCCCCGCCGGCACCGTCAGGCGAACCGGTCATCGTCTATCGTTCCGCCGTGATGGAGCGGGCCGTCGGGCTCGCGGAGCGCGTCGCCCGGAGCGACGCCAGCGCCCTGATCGTGGGGGAGAGCGGCACCGGCAAGGGGCTGCTCGCCGAGCTGATTCACCGCCGCGGGACGCGGCGCGAGCGGCCCTTCGTGACCGTCTCGTGCGCGAACATCCCCGCGGATCTCTTTGAAAGCGAGCTCTTCGGGCACGAGAGGGGATCGCACACGGACGCGACGACGCGCAAGCCCGGGCGGCTCGAGGCCGCCGACGGCGGGACGGTCTTTCTCGACGGGGTCGAATCCCTCGCGCCGCCCCACCAGGCGAAGCTGCTGAGGGTCCTCCAGGAGAGGAGCTTCGAGCGGCTGGGCGGGCTCGAGACGGTCCGGGTGGACATCCGGATCCTCTCGTCGAGCCGCGAGGATCTCACCGCGCTCGTCGCGACCGGCGCGTTCCGGGAGGATCTGTACTACCGGCTGAACGTGGTCACGATCGCCGTCCCTCCGCTGAGGGAGAGACCGGAAGACGTCTTCCCTCTCGCCCGGCACTTCCTGAAGCGCCTCAGGGCGCGCGACAGGAGGGGGCCGAGGCGGTTCGGGGCCGACGCGAGGCGGGCGATGCGGGCCTATCATTGGCCTGGAAACGTGCGGGAGGTGATGAACGCCGTCGAGGCGGCGATGATCGTCGCCGAGGGGGATGTCGTCGGGGCCGAGGCCCTTCCGATAAGGCACGGCACACCGATGGCGCGGATGGTCGCCGCCGCCTCCGACGAGGGGCTGACGCTCGCGGCCCTCGAGGAGAGGTACATCCGGGAGGTGCTGAGGCTCACGCGCGGCAACAAAACGCGGGCCGCGGCGATTCTCGGGATCAGCCGCAAGACGCTCATCGCGAAGACGCAGCGATACGAGGGTGGCGGAGAGCCGGATTGAAGCTCTCGGTCGTCTGGGTCGGCCGGACGAAGGATCGGCGCATCGAGGCGCTGGCGCAGGAAGCGGTCGAGAAGATCGGCCGGTACTGCCGGATCGCGGTCGTCGAGATCAGGGACTCGAGGATCGCGGGCAAGGGCATCCCGAAGCGCCCGGGCGAGGAGGGGGAGAGGGTCCTGAAAACGGTGAAGCCGGGCGAGCAGGTGATCGCGCTCGACGAGGGGGGGCGCGAAATGCGCTCCGTCGAGTTCGCCGGGTTTCTCGGGAAGGCATTGGAATCGACCCCCGCGGGGGTCAGGTTTATCCTCGGCGGGCCGTTTGGCCTGTCGGAGGAGGTGCTGAAGGCAGCCTCACACCGCATCTCGCTCTCGAGGATGACCTTGACCCACGAGATGGCGCGGCTGGTGGCGCTGGAACAGATTTACAGGGCCTTCACGATTATGCGAGGGGAAGGCTACCATCACTGATCGAAGAGGACCGTGGAGACGGCTTGAATGGACAAGAAGTCCTTGGAACAGTTCAAGAAGAAGCTGGTCGACAAGCGGCGTGAGCTGACGCACGCCTACATCCGCGACAAGACGTACGGGAAGGAGAGCGACGAGGGCGGGACGCAGGATTCGGCGGACAAGGCGTCCACCTCGTACACGAAGGAGTTCCTCTACTCCCTCAGCAACACCGAGCGCGGCGTGCTGCAGCAGGTGGAGCAGGCCATCTCGCGCATCGGCGAGGGTGAGTTCGGCGTGTGCGACGAGTGCGGCGAGGCGATTCAGAAGAAGCGTCTCGACGCGGTGCCGTGGGCGCGCTACTGCCTGGCCTGCCAGGAGGCGGTGGACAGGGGCCGGCTCGCGGAGGCGGGAGAATAGAACCCGGTGAAGGTCCGGACCTTCCTGATCCTCCTGGCAATCCTCATCCTGACAGCCACGTCCGCCGTCCTGGTCATCCGGAACCAGCAGATCCTGTCGGCGCGATTCGCCGTCACCGACGCGGTCTCGGTGCCCGTCTACGCCGTGCTCGGCTCGGCGTTCCTCGCGGGCGCCGTCCTCGTCCTCACGGGATCCGTCTTCCGGGACTCGCGCGATCTCCTGCGCCGGCTCGAGGGGCTTCGCGGCGCGAAGGAGACGAAGCACCTCGGCGATCTGTACCGCCAGGGGATGGAGGCCTTCCTCGAGGGGCAGGAGGAGAAGGCCCTCTCGCACTTCCAGGCGATCCTCGCGGCGGACGCGTCGAACGTCGACGCGCTCGTCCGGGCCGGGCAGGTCCATCGCGCTCTGAAGAACCTGAAGGAGGCGGTCGAGTGCCACCGGAAGGCGCACCGGCTGAGGGAGCAGGAGCTGGAGCCGCTGTACGAGCTCGTCAAGGACTACGAGTCGCTGTCGCAGATCGGCAAAAGCAAGGTCGTCCTCAACAGGATCATCCAGCTCCGCCCGCGCAAGGCCCTCTCCGCGTACCGCAAGCTCCGCAAGTACGCGATGAAGGAGGGGGACTGGTCCCGCGCGTGGGAGATCCAGGGGCTCATCGAGGCCCAGACGGAGAAGACGCCGTACAAGATGCAGGCGGAGACGCGCTTCAACGTCGGGATCCGGTATCAGCTCGCCGCCGCCAAGGCCGCCGACAACCGCCGCGAGGGGGCGAACCTCCTGCGCAAGATCGTCCGCGCCCACTCCGATTTCGTTCCCGGGCACGTCCGGCTGGGTGACATCCTCATCGAGATGGGCCAGCCCGGAGCGGGGGTCGAGGCGTGGGCGCGCGGGTTCGAGTCCACCGGCTCGCCGATCTTCCTCAGCCGGATGGAGGACCACTTCCTCGAGATCTCCGAGCCCGAGAGCGCCATCGAGGCGCTCCGCACCGCCGTGACGCGCTCCCGGAACGATTTCCTGCCGAGGCTCTTCCTCGCGCGGCTGTACCTCCGCCTCGAGATGATCGACGAGGCGCACCGTGAGTTCCGCGCGTTGAAGGATCGCGTCAGCTCGTCCCCGACGATGCACGCCTTTCTCGCGAGCATCCACGAGCGGCGCGGCGACCCGCGCGAGGCGGTCGCGGAGTACCGGGAGGCGCTCAAGCTGCTGGATCTCCCCCGCCTCTTCTACCGATGCGGCGTCTGCGACACGCGCACGTCCGAATGGGGAGACCGCTGCGACGTCTGCATGGAGTGGAACCAGATCGTCCTCGATTTCGGCGAGGATCAGACGCTCGACGAGGTGGGGACGGCGCAAGGACCGCTGTACTCGGGCGTCCCCTGATGGGGCCGACCGTCCTCGTCGTCCTCGACGGCTGGGGACACGCAACCACACGCGAGGGAAACGCGGTTCGGAACTGCGGCCCCGCGAACATGGACGCGCTCGCCCGCGACTACCCCTCCTCGCTCCTCGACGCCTCGGGCGTCTCGGTGGGGCTCCCCGCCGGCCAGATCGGGAACTCCGAGGTGGGGCACACGTGCATGGGCGCGGGGCGCATCGTCTATCAGGATCTGAACCGCATCGGCCACGCCATCGCCACGCGCGAGTTCCAGTCGAACCCCGCGCTCCTCGCGGCGATGGACGGCGCGGCGCGCGGAGGCCGGGCGCTGCACCTCCTCGGCCTCGTGAGCGACGGAGGAGTCCACAGCCACATCGACCATCTCGAGGTCCTCGTGAAGATGGCCCGCGAGCGCGGCTGCCTCAGGATCTTCGTCCACGCCTTCATGGACGGGCGCGACACCGCCCCGGCCATCGGGGTGCGGTACCTCCGCGATCTGGAGGAGACGTTTGCGCGCGACGGCGGCGGCGCGGCGATCGGGACGGTGATGGGCCGGTACTGGGCGATGGATCGCGACAACCGGTGGGATCGCGTGCAGAGGGCCTACGAGGCGATGACCGAGGGGGTGGGTCTCGTCGCCCCGACCGGCGTCGCGGCGATGGAGGCGGCGTACGGGCGCGCGGAGACCGACGAGTTCGTCGCGCCGACGATTGTGTCACCCGCCGGAATCGCGCCCGGGGCGGCGCCGGGGCTGCTCCGCGACGGGGACGCCGTCATCTTCTTCAACTTCCGCGCGGATCGCGCGAGGGAGATCACGCGGGCGCTGACCGAAGGCGCCTTCGACGCGTTCCCCCGCCGCGTGCGGCCGGCCCTCTCGAGCTACACGTGCATGACGCGGTATCACGAGAGCTTCCCGCTTCCCGTCGCCTTCCCTCCCGAGTTCCCCGACCGCACCTTCGGGCAGCTTCTCGCCGAGCGGGGCCTGAGGCAGCTCCGCCTCGCCGAGACGGAGAAGTACGCCCACGTGACCTTCTTTTTCAACGGCGGCGTCGAGCGCGTCTTCCCGGGGGAGGAGCGCGTCCTCATCCCCTCGCCGAGGGTCGCGACGTACGACTTGCAGCCCGCGATGAGCGCCCCCGCCGTGACCGACGCCTTCGTCGAGAAGCTCCGCGCGTTCGACAGGATCCCCGGCGGAGCGAACGTCGCCGTGGTCATGAACTTCGCCAACGCGGACATGGTGGGCCACACCGGGATCTACGAGGCCGCGCTCTCCGCGTGCCGCACGATCGACGAGTGCGTCGGGCGCATCGCGGGCGAGACGCTGGCGCGCGAGGGGACGATTCTCATCACCGCCGACCACGGGAACGCCGAGCAGATGATCGATCCCGAGACCGGCGGACCCCACACGGCGCACACGCTCAACCCCGTCCCGGTGATCCTCGCGGGGCGGCGGTTCCGGGGGATGAGGCTCAGGGAAGGCGGGATACTCCCCGACATCGCGCCGACGCTTCTCGAGGCGATGGGGATCCCACAGCCCGCCGAGATGACGGGCAGAACCCTCCTCGATCACACCTGACTCCGACCGCATTGAAGAGCCCGCGCCGGGCCTCTAGGATGCCCGCGCTCCCTGCCGGCCGCCTGCGGGGGACGCGTGTTCGGACTCCAGAGCCTGGCCTTCGGCCTCTCGCGCGTCATCCGGCGCGCCCTCACGGTGGAAGGGGTTGCCGCCGCTCTTCGCGACGTCGGCGGGGCCCTCCTCGAGGCGGATTGTCCATGCTGCCGGCACCCGATGGGATGGGGCCGCTTCGGAGCCTGCGAGGCGTGCTGGGACGAAGTCGTCCCGCTCCCCGAGGGAGCGGGCGGCGCCCTGGAGCTCCCCTCGCCCATCGCGGGGGCGTCCGCGTACGGAGCCTACGCGGGGAGGCTTCGCGACCTGATTCACGCCCTGAAGTTCCGTGACCTCGGGCGCCTCGCCGTCCCGCTCGGCCGGCTCGCCACGGGGGCGCTCGAGGGGCGCGGGCTCCTCGGCCGGGCCGCCGATGCCGCCGTCGTGCCGGTGCCGATGTCCCGCCCAAGACTTCGGCGTCGAGGCTACAATCAGGCGGACCTGATCGCCCGGGAGGTCGGCCGGTCGATCCGCCGCGAGACGGGCGGGCGCGCCGCGATCGTCGGAGCGCTTCGCAGAACGGTGGACGGCCCGCCGCAGGCGGGGCGATCGAGGGTCGAGAGGTGGGCGGCGGTCGCGGGCGCGTACGCCGCGGTCGATCGCGAACGGGAGCGGATCGCGGGACGGACCGTCCTTCTCGTGGACGACGTCCTGACGACCGGGGCGACGGCGTGCGAGTGCGCGCGCGTCCTGAAGGATGCTGGAGCCGGCGAGGTCATCGTGGCCGTCGTCGCGCGAACCCCCGCCGGATCGGGCGGGAGCGACTGACGCGCCACCGGCACGCGGCGCGATCCTGGAGGTGAGGGTGAATCGTCTGAGGATGTCGAAGCCGGCACGTTCCCGTGGTCTCCTGATCGCGTGCGCTCTCTCCCTCGCCCTGGCCGCCGGGCCCGCCGCCGCGCGGGAGGGAAAGGCGGCTCCGGAGAGCCCCGTCCAGGTGACCGTGGAGCGCCTCGGCAACTTCTGCTACGCCGGCGAGCCGGTCCTGGTGCGCGTGGCGATCTTCAACACCGGGAAGACCGCGTACGACAACTCGAAGGGGATCGCTCTCCTCGGGAACGTCACCGTGCTCGACGCGGCGGGCTCGGGATTGAAGAAGAAGAGCGCCGCGGCCCCCGACGCGCGCCAGCAGCCGGCGTTCATCCCCGCCGGTGGGTTCTTCGGCGTCATCGCGGACCTGCGGGACGCCGTCGACGGGCTCGACAGGCCGGGCCAGTACGTCGCGCGATTCCAGTCGGCCGACCTCTCCTCCGACCCCGTCCCCCTCGTCGTCATCCCGAAGTTCGATCCCCACGTCCGGTACCGTGCCACGATCGAGACCGACTTCGGCTCGCTCGCGCTCGACCTCTTCGGGAAGGAGGCGCCGGAGCACGTCCACAACTTCTACGATCTCGCCAATCAGGGGTATTACGACGGCACGCTCTTCCACGTGATCGTGAAGGGGATTGAAGTGCGCGGCGGAGACCGCTCGGGCAGCGGCGACACGAGCCCCGGCTACTCCCTGAAGCCGGAGATCGACAAGGCGCTCAAGCACAAGCGCGGCTCGCTCTCGATGCTCCGCGGCGAGACGAGCGATCACGGATCGCAGTTCATGATCAGCCTGGCCGAGAGCCCCAAGCTCGACGGTCAGATGACGATCTTCGGGATGCTCGCGGGAGGCGACGACGCGCTCGGCGCCCTCGAGAGCCTGCCGACGAGCGGCCAGCGGAGCTTCCCCTTCTTCCGGCCGCTCAAGGACGCGAAGATTCACACCCTCCGCGTCGCGCCCGCCCCGGCGGGGGCGATGGCCACCGCCGAGGCGGACTCCGTCACAACGCCTTCAAAGCCGTGATGATCTCCGCGGGGTGACCCGCGGGGCTGACCTTGGGCCACACGTTCCGCACGACGCCGGCCCTGTCGATGAGGAACGTGCTGCGCCCCGCCGAGCCGCGCTCGCCGAGGACGCCGTACGACTTCGCGAGCGACTTGTCCGTGTCGCAGAGGAGCGGGTAGGCGATCTGGAACTTGTCGGCGAAGGCCTTCTGGTCTTTCACGGAGTCCACGCTGGCCCCGAAGATCTCGGCTCCCAGCGATCGAATCTCGGCGATGGCGTCGCGGAACCCGCACGCCTCCACCGTTCAGCCGGGGGTGTCCGCCTTCGGGTAGAAGAAGAGCACCACGTGCTTCTTCCCGGCGAACTGAGAGAGCGTGACGGTCGAGCCGTCATGCGCGGTCACCGAGAAGGAAGGAGCGCGCGCGCCCTCGGCAGGCATCGTGCTGGACATGGTCGACCCTCCGCAAGGATCTCGCGCGCGGCGCCGGGACGCGAGACGCCCCGGGACCGCGGCGGGTGGATTTCAGCCACTCTACCGCAATCCCGGGGCGAAGGGTTCACGCGCGCCGGAGGGCGC
This window of the Acidobacteriota bacterium genome carries:
- a CDS encoding sigma-54-dependent Fis family transcriptional regulator gives rise to the protein MMERAVGLAERVARSDASALIVGESGTGKGLLAELIHRRGTRRERPFVTVSCANIPADLFESELFGHERGSHTDATTRKPGRLEAADGGTVFLDGVESLAPPHQAKLLRVLQERSFERLGGLETVRVDIRILSSSREDLTALVATGAFREDLYYRLNVVTIAVPPLRERPEDVFPLARHFLKRLRARDRRGPRRFGADARRAMRAYHWPGNVREVMNAVEAAMIVAEGDVVGAEALPIRHGTPMARMVAAASDEGLTLAALEERYIREVLRLTRGNKTRAAAILGISRKTLIAKTQRYEGGGEPD
- a CDS encoding peptidylprolyl isomerase translates to MNRLRMSKPARSRGLLIACALSLALAAGPAAAREGKAAPESPVQVTVERLGNFCYAGEPVLVRVAIFNTGKTAYDNSKGIALLGNVTVLDAAGSGLKKKSAAAPDARQQPAFIPAGGFFGVIADLRDAVDGLDRPGQYVARFQSADLSSDPVPLVVIPKFDPHVRYRATIETDFGSLALDLFGKEAPEHVHNFYDLANQGYYDGTLFHVIVKGIEVRGGDRSGSGDTSPGYSLKPEIDKALKHKRGSLSMLRGETSDHGSQFMISLAESPKLDGQMTIFGMLAGGDDALGALESLPTSGQRSFPFFRPLKDAKIHTLRVAPAPAGAMATAEADSVTTPSKP
- a CDS encoding ComF family protein codes for the protein MFGLQSLAFGLSRVIRRALTVEGVAAALRDVGGALLEADCPCCRHPMGWGRFGACEACWDEVVPLPEGAGGALELPSPIAGASAYGAYAGRLRDLIHALKFRDLGRLAVPLGRLATGALEGRGLLGRAADAAVVPVPMSRPRLRRRGYNQADLIAREVGRSIRRETGGRAAIVGALRRTVDGPPQAGRSRVERWAAVAGAYAAVDRERERIAGRTVLLVDDVLTTGATACECARVLKDAGAGEVIVAVVARTPAGSGGSD
- a CDS encoding TraR/DksA family transcriptional regulator, producing MDKKSLEQFKKKLVDKRRELTHAYIRDKTYGKESDEGGTQDSADKASTSYTKEFLYSLSNTERGVLQQVEQAISRIGEGEFGVCDECGEAIQKKRLDAVPWARYCLACQEAVDRGRLAEAGE
- a CDS encoding redoxin domain-containing protein produces the protein MSSTMPAEGARAPSFSVTAHDGSTVTLSQFAGKKHVVLFFYPKADTPG
- a CDS encoding peroxiredoxin, with protein sequence MEACGFRDAIAEIRSLGAEIFGASVDSVKDQKAFADKFQIAYPLLCDTDKSLAKSYGVLGERGSAGRSTFLIDRAGVVRNVWPKVSPAGHPAEIITALKAL
- a CDS encoding 2,3-bisphosphoglycerate-independent phosphoglycerate mutase, with translation MGPTVLVVLDGWGHATTREGNAVRNCGPANMDALARDYPSSLLDASGVSVGLPAGQIGNSEVGHTCMGAGRIVYQDLNRIGHAIATREFQSNPALLAAMDGAARGGRALHLLGLVSDGGVHSHIDHLEVLVKMARERGCLRIFVHAFMDGRDTAPAIGVRYLRDLEETFARDGGGAAIGTVMGRYWAMDRDNRWDRVQRAYEAMTEGVGLVAPTGVAAMEAAYGRAETDEFVAPTIVSPAGIAPGAAPGLLRDGDAVIFFNFRADRAREITRALTEGAFDAFPRRVRPALSSYTCMTRYHESFPLPVAFPPEFPDRTFGQLLAERGLRQLRLAETEKYAHVTFFFNGGVERVFPGEERVLIPSPRVATYDLQPAMSAPAVTDAFVEKLRAFDRIPGGANVAVVMNFANADMVGHTGIYEAALSACRTIDECVGRIAGETLAREGTILITADHGNAEQMIDPETGGPHTAHTLNPVPVILAGRRFRGMRLREGGILPDIAPTLLEAMGIPQPAEMTGRTLLDHT
- the rpmA gene encoding 50S ribosomal protein L27; the encoded protein is MAHKKAGGSSRNGRDSNSQRLGVKRFSGQYVSGGSILVRQRGTPIKAGRHVGRGKDDTLFAKVSGVVSFEDKGRMGRFVSILPESRS
- a CDS encoding tetratricopeptide repeat protein, with the translated sequence MKVRTFLILLAILILTATSAVLVIRNQQILSARFAVTDAVSVPVYAVLGSAFLAGAVLVLTGSVFRDSRDLLRRLEGLRGAKETKHLGDLYRQGMEAFLEGQEEKALSHFQAILAADASNVDALVRAGQVHRALKNLKEAVECHRKAHRLREQELEPLYELVKDYESLSQIGKSKVVLNRIIQLRPRKALSAYRKLRKYAMKEGDWSRAWEIQGLIEAQTEKTPYKMQAETRFNVGIRYQLAAAKAADNRREGANLLRKIVRAHSDFVPGHVRLGDILIEMGQPGAGVEAWARGFESTGSPIFLSRMEDHFLEISEPESAIEALRTAVTRSRNDFLPRLFLARLYLRLEMIDEAHREFRALKDRVSSSPTMHAFLASIHERRGDPREAVAEYREALKLLDLPRLFYRCGVCDTRTSEWGDRCDVCMEWNQIVLDFGEDQTLDEVGTAQGPLYSGVP
- a CDS encoding 23S rRNA (pseudouridine(1915)-N(3))-methyltransferase RlmH, translated to MKLSVVWVGRTKDRRIEALAQEAVEKIGRYCRIAVVEIRDSRIAGKGIPKRPGEEGERVLKTVKPGEQVIALDEGGREMRSVEFAGFLGKALESTPAGVRFILGGPFGLSEEVLKAASHRISLSRMTLTHEMARLVALEQIYRAFTIMRGEGYHH
- the obgE gene encoding GTPase ObgE, whose amino-acid sequence is MFVDHARVVVLGGRGGDGCLSFRREKFVPKGGPDGGDGGDGGRVIFVTDASLTTLQAFRFRQHFRAAKGGHGRGKNQHGRGGADLRVAVPAGTVIHDETGAVIVDLSETGHEWVAAKGGHGGRGNARFASSTNQAPRRFEPGTPGEERTLVLELKLLADVGLVGMPNAGKSTLLSRISSARPKIADYPFTTLTPHLGVVESGPFESFVVADIPGLIEGAHEGAGLGARFLRHVERTSVLVHLVDISAALERDPVEDLSAIERELMEAGGLNLKPRLVVATKVDLVPGIPEAEAALARLKSHCRRHKLPFASISAATGSGIRELVAKIDRMLRKSIAGKTESAPRAIRLRSAAPGRDASPGREAASEREASSKREAGSEDEE
- the rsfS gene encoding ribosome silencing factor translates to MIVAARAALDKKAEGLALLDLRGLSDVTDYFLICHGRSGRQVQSIADQIERALRLKHRRPGHIEGHARGEWILMDYFDFVVHIFTMDRRSYYGLERLWGDAPRLRLPRPDGKAVRRPARARPGDADREEE